The genomic stretch AAACTTTGCGTTATACCAGTTCTTATGTGAGGCCGTCTTACATAAGAATTTGTGTAAAACAGGTTTCTTTAACGATTTTTAagagtttgtttttatgtaagaGCTTGTTTAATTTAAGTTTGCCACCTTGTGAATGTGTGCTAGACTATgcgctgtttggtaaacggcatattgaccaatttttagcatattcaagggttttagcatgtttgaccaatcaatatgctaattttagtgtttggtaaacaacatattgaatatgctgttttacaatatgccgtttaccccagcatattggttagcatattgtaaaataggaaatttttctctATTTTACAAAGAAAATTAACAATCTAAtaatcgtaatctgccaattaccaaacactcaaattaattctgctaattataatatgctagtcaaaccttctgataaaatctgccATTTATAATCTACTTATGCTAAAATTAAtacgctgtttaccaaacagggtcATAGGAATATTTTGGATttacatatactccctcccagtcgttataatgttcccctttgatatgggcacgatacttaaggaaaagtattaaaatattagtaaaagagttgtgtggggttggtggtaggagagagggatgaattattagtagttaaataaagaattgtggggccaaaacataaaggaaagtaataaaataagagtaaaagagttgtgtggggtttggtgataggagagagaaatgaataaaataagagtaaaagtttctaaaaatagaaaggggaaaattacttgaataatccgttttgggaaagagggaacattatagtgactgggagggagtataattgaTTTTCTTATTATAATCTAGTGAAAATTGTTAATAACCACCTAGTATTTACCGTATTTTTCAAATTACCaccttgtattttatttattacaaataaccacctataTTATTATAGTGTATATATCCCAACTCACACCTTATTTCAATACCCGTCACGTTTTTACTTATTTCCCGACTCGATTACTAATTAAAGTTACAAATTATCTTAACTACCCTTACAAATTATTCATATAAACACTTTTTAGATGTAAACCATTCACTACCTTATAATAGCAACTTACCTGATTAGAAATCAAAACCTCCAAAATTGAAGAACATGACTCATCACTATTCCACCGTACATCTTCTTCTTTGTTTAAGCTAATCACCAGAACTAATCAACACTAAATAACTACTGCAACTAACAACTGCAAATTCATCATACAAGTTCTAGTGATTACACCAATTCAATCTATTACTTAGTACATCTCAAAATGCATTTGTAAATGGCATTACAATATCGTTTTGCCGATATATAAACAAAAATCCCACAAACAAGGGTACAACAAGCTATTAAAATCCATTTAACTTGTTCTTAACTTTTCTTCATCAAAGCCATCTCCTCAGCCAATTGCTTATTCATCGCCTTCAAGTCTACTTGGAAAGTCACACCAGCACTTGCCAACATCTAAAGACGTAAGCTGACCTCCATTTTATGAAATTGGATCTAAATGATGGACAaaagacaataaaataaaataataatcatCAAATTAACCCAGAAATTTGGACTTGCCAATTGCCATCATCTAAAGGCGTCAACTTTAGACCAAATTTTGACAATAAATACTAATTGAATCATAACCTTCGAACAAACTAGGCCTTTTACAATCAAATAATCAAGCCCTAAATTAACCCAGAAAATGAACCATAATCAATGAATCTAATAGTAACCCCGAAATTAATTCAGAAATTAAAAAGCAATTTCTTATCTTGGTTGAGAAGAAGATGAACAGAAGATAAAAGACAGCTAAtctgaggaagaagatgaagacagGAAGGAGTGAGGCAGTGTATTTCAATGTGAGTTGGATATACATTCACTAATTTGAATTGAAATGGTTGAAACTTGAAATATGTAATTGGGGTTTACGGAGAGCATTGGGGGTTAGTTAAGGTAATTTGCAAGTTTAATTAGTAATCGAGTCGGGAAATAATTATAAATGTGACGGGTATTGAAATACGGTGTGAGTTAAtataggtggttatttgtaataaatgaaatacaaggtGGTAATTTGAAAAATATGGTAAATACTAGGTGGTTATTAACAATTTTCACTATAATCTAACTTCCGCATTTTAATTAAGTCTGAAAATTTTCTTTTGGTTTATGATTATCACAGCTTTGTCAACATCATCCATCTTTCCCTTCCTCTATTTCATGGTACGTACATTTTCCTTTCCAAGCCAATATCATCAACGACGCATTTTAACTCACATTCATCTTTATCGAAGAGGTCTTAACTTAGTGGTTAAGATGGAGATATCGTGACAataggtcacgggttcaaatgcCCCTCCCCTATATAACTATTGATCTTATGCCTCATTCgacacaaaaaaaaattcaaatgcaTTTTTTTCGagcttttataatttataatttatatttaaattttttCATGTCAACAATTAAAATCTATTTGAgctcatatatattatttttgaGTTTCACTATATTTTTTTAAGTTCAGTGTTTTTTATGATGGAGCTCGACAGCTCGTATCTTCAAATAAATTAGCTCATAATCTGTAGGTCTAAGCTCAAATATACAGATTATTAAACTCGAGTTTTATTATATACAATCAGTACAAGTGTACAACTGATTGTATAGTCTACTTACTTTAACGTACTGGTCTTGTGCCTCATTCAATCCTAAAAAAATTCATATGCATCTTTTTAATCCCTACTATAATTTTCTTGGTTTATGGATCTAATTATTGTATGCGCATGTTTAATTAGATTAGGGATTTCCATATTGCAAAACGAGAAGAAGATATTAGTTTCTATGCAGGCTTTATTGGTAAGAAGAGTTATCCTTCTTTCTACTCCAAATTCTTGTACTAGACCATTTGATAATAAGTTCAGCACAAAGACTTGTGAGAGGCGGTCTCTCATTAAGCTCTTGAGAGGATAATTATATCCGTACTCTTGTGTGTATTTTCCGTAaccctttttattgttgatcATGGCTCAGAATTTGGTAGTGTACCCATTTTGTCGTAGATTGTGACCTTTTTCATTAGGAAACCATTTTATGTACCTGACCCGAGTCCCCACTCCCGAGTGACTTTCTTGCATAGTTGCAAGTAGACCTGGCAAATCGGGTTAACGGGTCGGGCCATttcgggtttctcaaattttcgggttAGCTCGGGTCGGGCCGGGTCATTTTGGATTCCGGGcctgtttcgggtttgttggccGGGTCTGTTTcaggtcaagcgggtcgggttattttCGTGTCAATGAGTAAGAGAGAAAACGGCATTTGAAGTCTTGTGgggtcaattagagttatattttgtcgggtcattttcgggtagaGTGGTTTCGGGTCGGGCATTTTGGGTCGGGTCTGATATGGGTCCATGAAaactcgggtcattttcgggtcgggacgggtcaaTTCGGGCTTCAGGTGTCATTCGGGTGTGGcagttcgggtcaatttcgggtctcgggtcaaccTTTTCGGGTTaggttgattttgccaggtctagttgcAAGTCTAGTGAGTAGCATTTAGCAATCCATTTTACAGAAGCTGATACATTTTTCTTATGCTAAAGGGTGTTCACTCCTGGTTGGGAGGTTTTTAACTTCACTTCTCTGGGGAATCGTGGCTGATCGCTATGGTCGAAAGCCTGTCATGATAATAGGCACAATGGCAGTGTAAGTTTCTTACATTTGATCTGCCCTTCACCTTGGAATCGACATTGGATCAGTTCGATTCACATAATTCAGTATCTGTCATTATCTGATGGTATATATACATTCGTTTATATCGGCTTTCAGACTTATATTCAATGCAACATTTGGTCTGAGCAAGAGCTACTGGATGGCAATTACTTCAAGATTCCTGCTTGGAGCTTGCAATGGAGTCATTGGACCAATGAGGGTAATGCTTACAGCTTACTGTCGTATTATGAcagtataagaccgtctcacaGGAGAGTTACTCTTTTTCTAAAGTTTGCTTCTTTTTTTTAATGGGCAGGCTTATGTCACCGAAGTTTGTCGTAGGGAGCATCAACCTCTTGGCGTCTCGTTGGTATGTGTACAATATATGTCTGGAAAATGTGTTTGTACTCGACTCTGTGTTGGTTATTATGGTCTTTAATGTATTGTTTCAGATAATGTCAGCCTGGGGGATTGGTTTGGTAATAGGCCCGGCAATTGGTGGTTTTCTGGCGCAGGTGCATTCGTCTTCTGTTTTGTCATTCTGCATCATAATTTTGTTTGAACtgtattttgaattttgaatttacattTCCACAGCCTGCAGAAAAATTCCCGAATGTATTTTCTCAGGAGTCGATTTTTGGGAGGTAACTAGAGTTCTTCTTGCCCTATTACATCATGTAATTAACCGTATTTGATGAATTGTTAATGGTTCTCTCGATTGCAGGTTCCCTTACTTCTTAGCATCTTTGGCGATATCAATCTACGCTTTATTTGTGTTTGTTATCTGCTTTTGGCTGCCAGTATGTTTTCTGTATTGTGTCCCTTACCGCGCTGTAGTTGAATGCTGCCTGCTACTGATCAGTAAACTGTTGTTGCAGGAAACCCTGCACTCGCATTCTGCAGAGGATAAACTTGGATTTAATGATGTTGAAAAATCGCAAAGTACCGAATCAAAATCCTCCAATTCCTCGCTCACCCTTCTCAGAAACTGGCCTTTGATGTCGATGATCATCGTGTTTAGTATCTTCCAGATGCATGATACAGCATATAGTGAGGTATTCTCATTGTGGGCGGTGAGTCCTCGGTCATTAGGCGGACTGAGTTTTTCAACTGACAATGTTGGCCAAGCTCTTGCAGCAGCAGGTACTCCGAGCATTTTTCTGATTTCTGATGACTGTTTTTCAGCCACGAATATATAAACGGAATATATCTTAGTAACAAGGGTGCTCAATGATCGTAGGGATTGGTATGTTAAGTTGTAACCTAATTCTGTATCCGGCCTTAGGAATATCACTAGGACCATTGACAGTCACTCGTACTGGAGCGGTAATGTCTCGACACTGATAAAACTTTAGGTTTGAGTTTTGATCTCGACACTGATACTCTTGCTTTCTATGTGAAGGTTCTTAGTATACTTCTACTGACTTGTCTCCCTTTCACTACTAATTTACGTGGCGTAACTCTCACGCTAGTGATCGATCTCGCTTCTATCCTGCAAAATATGTTTTCGGTATGTATTTTAATCTTAGTAACACCTGACTCGCAAAATCCGTGTATTTTCTGATTTATATCCTCTGATTTTGGCAACAGTGTATAATCTCAATAGGACTGTTTCTCCAGCAAAATAGAGCTGTGGTAATATTTCCTTTCGAAGTTGTGTTTCTGTAGCTCGCTTTTATTGTCATTCATCGAACTCTTTAATTTGAAATGGGTTTCTCGGTTAAATTGTTAAACCAGAGTCAAGAACAAAGAGGAGCAGCTAACGGAATTGCTCTGAGTATCACGTCGCTCTGCAATGCAATTGGACCTGCCATTGCTGGAACAGTGTATGTCTTCTGTATCTTCCTCATTTACGCGAATTTACTACATTCTATGTAACTCGGGTACCAGTCCAACTCTGCTGACATTTACAAGTTCATGAAAAATACTCTGCTGATGTCGAAAGCTAACTATGTGCAGTCTTTCTTGGGCTCAATCGCGCCAGAATGCTAGTTTTCTTCCAGGTAACAACTTAAACTTCTGCATAGTTTTacataattttttatttttactaaAATGGACGGGCCAGGCCGGGCTGGGAAAATGGAACCCGGGCCAGTGCAGGGGACAATAGCGGGTCGGGCCGCACGGCGTGTGGGGTGGCGAGATGGGGCGGGCTTGTCCGGGTCGGGCTGGCCCGTGCTGTTGGCCAGCTCTGCTAGTGACCAATGAGTAAGATGAGCTAGTTCATGTGCCACCTGATTCCAGTTTCTACGATATTTGCCTTAATCTCGGAATAATTGAATCGTTGTCGCTTGATTTTAGTCGTTACGCAATAAATACAGTCGATACCGTCTCGATAATTAATGCCATGATGCTAACAAATTGAGTAACTGGTACATTTTACTTGCAGGGAGTCACATGGTTTTCTTCGTACTAAATATGGTGAAATTCATAGGATTACTGATGACTTTCAAGCCCTTTTTGGTTAAACCAGCTCAAGAGTTCGATTAAACGGTGGTGGATTTAGGGGGTGTTAGTGGAGACGCTCGCCTTGCTTAACGTtggaaatttcaaattttatagTTAAAATTTTTATATTTTCGAGTTTACATTAAAAGCATTATTAGTTCGCCCTTACTAAAATTCTTTTGCCTCCTAAATGTGAATCTTGGTTCCGCCACTGTTTGGTTATATGTTTCCTacaaattaaattacatgtggAAAAATATTATTCTTAGACATTGTAATTTTGGATGTTTAGttggtttttttgtttgaaaaggcaaaaaaaaaaaaaaatatagtgtATGATTATCTATATATGTGCATCCCcgctaaactaaaagaataagaaaactctaatattttcccgcctaaatgaatattCCATATGTGGGCTTCATTATATTCTA from Silene latifolia isolate original U9 population chromosome 2, ASM4854445v1, whole genome shotgun sequence encodes the following:
- the LOC141627967 gene encoding protein ZINC INDUCED FACILITATOR-LIKE 1-like isoform X1; amino-acid sequence: MIITALSTSSIFPFLYFMIRDFHIAKREEDISFYAGFIGCSLLVGRFLTSLLWGIVADRYGRKPVMIIGTMAVLIFNATFGLSKSYWMAITSRFLLGACNGVIGPMRAYVTEVCRREHQPLGVSLIMSAWGIGLVIGPAIGGFLAQPAEKFPNVFSQESIFGRFPYFLASLAISIYALFVFVICFWLPVCFLYCVPYRAVVECCLLLISKLLLQETLHSHSAEDKLGFNDVEKSQSTESKSSNSSLTLLRNWPLMSMIIVFSIFQMHDTAYSEVFSLWAVSPRSLGGLSFSTDNVGQALAAAGIGMLSCNLILYPALGISLGPLTVTRTGAVLSILLLTCLPFTTNLRGVTLTLVIDLASILQNMFSCIISIGLFLQQNRAVSQEQRGAANGIALSITSLCNAIGPAIAGTVLSWAQSRQNASFLPGSHMVFFVLNMVKFIGLLMTFKPFLVKPAQEFD
- the LOC141627967 gene encoding protein ZINC INDUCED FACILITATOR-LIKE 1-like isoform X2 — its product is MIITALSTSSIFPFLYFMIRDFHIAKREEDISFYAGFIGCSLLVGRFLTSLLWGIVADRYGRKPVMIIGTMAVLIFNATFGLSKSYWMAITSRFLLGACNGVIGPMRAYVTEVCRREHQPLGVSLIMSAWGIGLVIGPAIGGFLAQPAEKFPNVFSQESIFGRFPYFLASLAISIYALFVFVICFWLPETLHSHSAEDKLGFNDVEKSQSTESKSSNSSLTLLRNWPLMSMIIVFSIFQMHDTAYSEVFSLWAVSPRSLGGLSFSTDNVGQALAAAGIGMLSCNLILYPALGISLGPLTVTRTGAVLSILLLTCLPFTTNLRGVTLTLVIDLASILQNMFSCIISIGLFLQQNRAVSQEQRGAANGIALSITSLCNAIGPAIAGTVLSWAQSRQNASFLPGSHMVFFVLNMVKFIGLLMTFKPFLVKPAQEFD